The genomic window ACCCGGGCGAGGACAACGAGGCCTTCTACATCCCCCTGGGCGCGGGGGTCTCGATCAGCCCCTGGAACTTCCCGGTCGCCATCTTCACCGGCATGCTCGCCGGGCCCATCGCGGTGGGGAACACCGTCGTGGCCAAGCCCGCCGAGGACGCGGTGGTGGTGGCCCACAAGGTCTTCGAGGTGCTTGAGGAGGCGGGGCTGCCCCCGGGCGTGGCCAACCTGCTGCCGGGCGTCGGCGAGGAGGTGGGCGCCCACCTGGTGGCCCACCCGGACACCCGCTTCGTCACCTTCACCGGCTCGCTCGAGGTGGGCCTGATCATCACCGAGACGGCCGCGAAGCGCATCCCCAACCAGCGCTGGATCAAGCGCGTGGTCACCGAGCTGGGCGGCAAGGACGCCATCTTAGTGGACGAGACCGCCGACCTGGACCTGGCGGCGCAGCACATCGTCGCCAGCGCCTACGGCTTCTCGGGCCAGAAGTGCTCGGCGGCCAGCCGCCTGATCGTGGTGGACAAGGTCCACGACCTGCTCATGGAAAAGGTGACCGAACGCAGCGAAAAGCTGGTCGTCGGCCCTGCCGAGGAGAACCCCGACCTGGGCCCGGTCATCAACGCCGAGCAGGAGGCCAAGGTGCTGAAGTACATCGAGCTCGGCAAGAAGGAGGGGCAGCTCGTCCTCGGCGGCGAGAAGCTGGAAGGACCCGGCTTCTTCATCGCCCCCACGGTCTTCACCGGCGTCGACCCGCACGCCCGCATCGCCCAGGAGGAGATCTTCGGGCCGGTCCTCTCGACGATCCGGGTCAAGGACTTCGACGAGGGGCTGGAGGTGGCCAACGCCACCCGCTACGGCCTTACCGGCGGCGTCTTCAGCCGTGACCGCGAGCGGCTCGAGCGCGCCCGCTACGAATTCCACGTGGGCAACCTCTACTTCAACCGCAAGATCACCGGCGCCCTGGTGGGCGTCCAGCCCTTCGGCGGCTTCAACCTCTCGGGCACCGACTCCAAGGCCGGCGGCCCCGACTACCTGCACCACTTCGTGCAGATGAAGTCGGTCACCGAGCGGTTCTAGAGCGGCTGGGGGCCGTCCCGGCCCCCAGCCCGCCCGGACCATGCCGCGCGCCCGCGCGTTCGACCCACCCTCCCTGACGCTTCAGGGCCTCTTGCTCCTGACGCTCTGGGGGCTGCCCGCGGCGCTTTTGCCCGCCGGGCTGGGGCCGGGGCTGCGCTACCTGTCCCTCAGCCTGCTGCGCTACGTGCTCCTCGGGGCCCTACTGGCCCGCGAGCACGGCCGCTGGTCCGCCATCTACCTGACCCGCAGGAACCTGCGCCCCGCGCTTTCAGACGGCCTCGTCTTCGCGCTGGCCTTCGTCCCCGTCGCCTGGCTCTACGCCCGGGCGACGCTCGGGGACGTCTACTGGCTGCCCCCGGGCGAGCTGCCGGCCACGCTGGCGGCGGCGCTGCTGCTCGCGGCGCTTCCCGAAGAAGTCGCTTACCGGGGCCTTTTCCTCGGTTCGCTGGCGCGCATGGGCGCGCCCGTCTGGGCGCAGGTCGCCGTGACCTCGGGGCTCTTCGCCGTCCAGCACGTGCGCTACCTGCTGCGCGGCGACCCCCTCACCTTCACCCTCGTCGTCGCCTTCGGGGTCGTCGCCGCAGCGATGACGCTGCGGCGCCGCAACCTCGCCGGCGCGGTGCTGGCGCACGCCGCGATGAACACGCTGATCTTCGTCTTCATCGGCGGGCGGGTGGGCTCGCTTTGAAACGCCCTGCGTCGGCTGGCGCCCTCCCGCGGGTTGCTCAGCCCCTTGCTCCCGACCGGCCGCGCGACGTGCGCCATCGGGCCCTGCTTCCGTCT from Oceanithermus desulfurans includes these protein-coding regions:
- a CDS encoding CPBP family intramembrane glutamic endopeptidase gives rise to the protein MPRARAFDPPSLTLQGLLLLTLWGLPAALLPAGLGPGLRYLSLSLLRYVLLGALLAREHGRWSAIYLTRRNLRPALSDGLVFALAFVPVAWLYARATLGDVYWLPPGELPATLAAALLLAALPEEVAYRGLFLGSLARMGAPVWAQVAVTSGLFAVQHVRYLLRGDPLTFTLVVAFGVVAAAMTLRRRNLAGAVLAHAAMNTLIFVFIGGRVGSL
- the pruA gene encoding L-glutamate gamma-semialdehyde dehydrogenase → MTIEPFRNEPILLFKDEAERAAMQAALAEVKAQLGRDYPLIIGGGEVVTADWLPSFDPSDPSRLVGRAAKAGPAEADAALEAAWKAFETWKRWPQEHRSRVLWKAAHIMRRRKFELAAWMVYEVGKNWVEAIADVAEAIDFLDYYGRIALNLKGPEAVPLYPYPGEDNEAFYIPLGAGVSISPWNFPVAIFTGMLAGPIAVGNTVVAKPAEDAVVVAHKVFEVLEEAGLPPGVANLLPGVGEEVGAHLVAHPDTRFVTFTGSLEVGLIITETAAKRIPNQRWIKRVVTELGGKDAILVDETADLDLAAQHIVASAYGFSGQKCSAASRLIVVDKVHDLLMEKVTERSEKLVVGPAEENPDLGPVINAEQEAKVLKYIELGKKEGQLVLGGEKLEGPGFFIAPTVFTGVDPHARIAQEEIFGPVLSTIRVKDFDEGLEVANATRYGLTGGVFSRDRERLERARYEFHVGNLYFNRKITGALVGVQPFGGFNLSGTDSKAGGPDYLHHFVQMKSVTERF